CTAAGAAAGAAACTGAGATCTTCATTTACGGTATTAAACGGTTAATATGGCGAAGTCCAGACAATGCAATTGCTACATTCAACAAAGCGGCAAAAGTATTTCCAATCACAGATGACCAGTTGCAACAAGTGGCACTTAAGTTTTCATTAGCGCTTGCTAGTAAAAAACATCGTGCAGCAAAAACCTGGTTAGCAAAAGTAGCAGACCAGCACTTAACATCGAACATCGTACAGTGGAAAATCGCTGATGTATTACGCCAACAAGATTGGCATGCGATAAAGCAAGTGTTGTCAGCACTACCGAAAAACCAGCAAAGTACTTATCAGTGGCGGTATTGGTATGGTAGAAGTTTAATTGAAACAGGTGATGAAACTGCGGGTAAGGCACAGCTGAAAAGCCTTGCAGATCAACGACATTATTACGGTTTTTTAGCTGCAAGTTATTTGCAGCAGCCGATGAACTTACAGCATAACCCATTAGTGTTTTCTGAACTAGAAAAGCAATCACTATTTGAAAACTCCGCAGGTAAAAGGGCGTTTGAATTGTTTCGACTTGGTCGCTTTTATCATGCACGAAAAGAATGGAACTATTGGGTGTCGACACTTGATAAACGACAAAGGTTAGGGGCGGCGAAGTTAGCAAATGAAATAGGTTGGTATGATCGCGCTATTTTTGCGTTATCACGAGTTGGGTATTTAGACGATGTAGATTTACGATTTCCTCTAGCGTTTAATGAACAAATTACAACGTATTCAGATCAACATAAAATACCATCGGCATGGGCATTTGCCATCGCTCGTCGAGAAAGTTCATTTATGTCAGATGCAAACTCAGCTGTTGGCGCGAAGGGTTTAATGCAGGTAATGCCTGGCACAGCAAAACAATTAACTCGCAAGAAAAAAATATCAAACAGTTATTTATTTGATAGTGGAAACAATATTCGCTTAGGTACTAAATATTTAAAGAATTTGCTAGATAGATATGACGGTAATCAAATATTAGCAACAGCTTCCTATAATGCTGGGCCTTACCGAGTGAAAAAGTGGTTAGCCGCAATTGATAGCATGCCAGCTGATATTTGGATAGAAACAATTCCTTTTAAAGAAACGCGTGAATATGTCAAAAGCGTATTGGCTTATCAGCAAATTTATCAACAAAAAGTAGGCCAGCCAACACCATTATTTGAGCAATTACACCGGATGAATATAACGCGATGACTTACCATGTGTTAAGATCAAACTATGATACATTTGGACATGAAAATGATGACACTAGCAAGCTTATATCCTGCACATATTGATGAGTTACAACAACGCACTAAGCAAGTTTTAGCAAGAGAAAACTTGCAAGGGCTTGTGATTCATTCAGGCCAAGAGTTAAAAGCCTTTTTAGACGATACGGGTTACCCTTTTAAAGTAAACCCTCATTTTAAACATTGGTTGCCAATCATTGATGTGCCAAACAGTTGGCTTTTGCTTAATGGCGAAGATAAACCAACATTGATTTATTATCAGCCAGTAGATTTTTGGCATAAAGTAATCGCATTACCAGAAGATTATTGGAATGAGCATTTCAATATTAAAATGCTAAGTAAAGCAACAGATGTTGATAAATTATTGCCGTATGATAAAAAAGGTTACGCATACATTGGCGCGCATATTGAAGTAGCGCAAGCTCTTGGTTTCGAAACGATTAATCCTGAAAACGTGCTTAATTATATTCACTATCATAGAGCCTATAAAACTGCCTATGAGCAAGAGTGTTTAAGGCGCTCAAATGCCTTAGCTGTAATCGGTCATAAAGCCGCTGAACAAGCATTTTTAGCAGGGGCTAGTGAGTATGAAATAATGCAAGCCTATTTATTTGCTATGCAATATGGTGAAAATGAAACCCCTTACGGTAGTATTGTCTGTGTAAATGAAAATGCATCAATTTTACATTACACCATGCTTGATAAAGCGAAACCTGATGCCCATCGTTCCTTTTTGATTGATGCGGGCGCTAACTATCACGGCTACGCATCTGATATTACTCGAACCTATGCCTTTGAAAATAATCGATTTGCAGAACTTATTGCGCGTATGGATCGCTTAATGCTAACAACTGTGGATGGGCTAAAGCCTGGGGCAAGTTACGTTGATCTGCATATAGCAACACACTTACAAATTGCTCAAGTATTGAGTGAGTTTTCATTTATTAATGTAACTCCTGAGTCAGCATTAGAAGCAGGCATTGTTTCTACCTTCTTTCCTCATGGTTTGGGTCACCACTTAGGGTTACAAGTACATGATGTGGGTGGTTTTATGGCAGACGAGCGTGGTACTCATGTCAATACCCCTGATAATCATCCGTTCTTACGCACTTCGAGAATGGTTGAAGCAAACCAAGTGTTTACTATTGAACCAGGTATGTATTTTATTGACTCATTGCTAGCTGATTTAAAAAAATCAGCTAATGGTAGTATGATTAACTGGTCAAAAGTCGATGAAATGAGGCCATTTGGTGGCATTCGTATTGAAGATAATATTATTGTTCATCAATCACACAATGAAAATATGACACGAGAAAATGGCTTAGACTAACGCTTGTGGAACCTTATAATATTGCAGCGAGTAACATTATTGATGAAATCGAGGTTACTCGCAGTCGATTTATCTGTTATTTATCACCTTGTGATTCAACAACTGCGTTTAAACAATTGCTAAATGACGTGCAGCAACTCCACCCTCAAGCCAATCATCATTGTTATGCATTTGTTGCTGGGCATCCACAAGACAGTCAATGTTATGGTTTTTCTGATGATGGAGAACCCTCAGGAACGGCTGGAAAACCAATGTTGGCTGTTTTACAGGGCAGTGAAGTAGGAGAAGTAGCGGCCATTGTGGTTCGTTATTTTGGTGGCACGAAACTAGGTACTGGTGGTTTACAACGAGCTTATAGTGCAAGTGTAAGAAGTGCGTTGTCGTTGCTTGATGTAGCAACTAAAATCCCTAAGGTCTACAAAAGCTTAGCTTGTCAATATGCACAGGTCGATGACATACTGCACTTAGTGAAGCAAGCAGGTGCAGACATTTTGGCTCAAGATTTTACCGAAAGAGTTGATTTGACCTTGGCTATTCCTGAACAAGGTGTAGAATTGTTAGCGGAACAGTTAAAAACGATGTCTTCCGGACAGTTAACGCTGAATAAAATTAACAAAAAATAATAAGAATGCACAGTGCAGTATAAGAATATACTTAGAATTTTAGGGCTGTTAGTAACATTGCTGAGCGTTACTATGCTTCCGCCTGCGCTAATTTCATTACTCTACCGCGATGGTGGTGGTGTCGCTTTCATCCTTTCTTTTTTATTCTGTTTATTTAGCGGACTTATTACTTGGTATCCTCTTCGTAAAGAAAAAGGCGAATTAAGAGCACGAGAAGGCTTTTTGATTGTTGTGCTATTCTGGACTGTTTTGGCCAGCTTCTCTGCAGTGCCATTAATGCTGTTAGAAATGCCTAATTTAACCATTACAGATGCTTTTTTTGAAGCATTCTCAGGGCTTACTACAACTGGGGCTACGATCTTATCGCAAATTGATGGCTTACCACATGCTGTATTATGGTATCGCCAACAATTACAGTGGTTAGGTGGTATGGGTATCATCGTATTAGCAGTAGCTGTGTTACCTATGTTAGGTATTGGTGGAATGCAGTTATATCGTGCAGAAACGCCTGGACCTGTCAAAGATTCTAAAATGACCCCCAGAATCGCCGATACCGCAAAACACTTATGGTATATTTATTTATCGCTTACCGTGGCTTGCTCATTAAGTTATTGGGCAGCTGGTATGACGGTATTTGATGCCATTTGTCATGCATTTTCAACCATCGCAATTGGTGGCTTTTCTACCCATGATTTAAGTATGGGGTATTTTGATAGTCCATTAATAAATGCTGTATGTGTACTGTTTTTATTAATTGCGGGGGTTAACTTTGCCTTACATTTTGCGGTGCTTCATAGTAAATCGTTACGCGCTTATTTTTACGACCCCGAGTTCAAAGTATTCATTGCTATCCAATTGGTTTTAACATTGATTTGTGCGGTCGTGTTACTGAGTTATGGTGTTTATAGCTCAGGCTTTGAAGCCTTTGACCAAGCCTTGTTTCAGGCTGTTTCTATCAGTACCACCGCTGGATTCGCCACTACGTCTTTTGCTGACTGGCCAACACTGCTGCCTATTTTATTGATATTTTCTAGTTTTATAGGCGGGTGTGCTGGTAGTACAGGCGGTGGTATGAAGGTTGTCAGGGTTTTACTTCTTTACCTTCAAGGTATCCGAGAGTTAAATAAACTAGTACACCCGAAAGCTATTTTTACCATAAAACTGGGTCATAAAGCGTTGCCCAATAGGGTCGTGGAAGCTATTTGGGGTTTTTTTGCCGCTTACGCAGCTGTTTTCGTTATTTGTATGTTGATGCTTTTGGCGGCCGGTGTTGATGATATTACTGCTTTTACCGCCGTTGCTGCGTGTTTAAATAATCTTGGCCCAGGTTTAGGTGAAGTGGCAGCTAATTTCTCATCACTCGGCGACTTTAGTAAATGGGTACTGATCATTGCCATGCTTTTTGGTCGATTAGAAATATTTACTTTGCTGGTCTTATTTACCCCAAGCTTCTGGCGCTCATAAAACATCGAATGATGTTTTAAAAAAATTGTAACGGGTCTACATAAAAAAGCTTTTCCACATCTGAAATATATTTCTTATTCACTAAAAATAAAATGACATGATCTTCAGCATTAATCAGGGTGTCAGAGTGGGCAATAATAACTTCATCTTCCCTAACCACTGCACCGATAGTAGTACCTGGTGGTAACTTTAATTGCGCAATCGTACGACCAACCACTTTTGATGATCTTTCGTTTCCTTTTGCCACTATTTCAATGGCTTCAGCGGCACCACCGCGTAAGCTGTATACGTTATCGATACTCCCTTTACGAACGTGGGTTAATAAAGCAGAGATGGTTGCATGTTGTGGAGAAACGGCAATATCAATATTGCTACCATGCACTAAATCAATATAGGCGCTGCGTTGGATCAACACCATGGCCTTGCGCACACCTAAACGTTTCGCTAATAGTGACGACATAATGTTTGCTTCATCGTCATTGGTCACGGCAATAAAGACATCGAACTGATCAATATGCTCTTCAACAAGTAATTCTTGATCCGATGAATCACCTGAAAACACGAGTGTACCGTCTAATTCCGATGCTAGATATTCAGCACGTTTAGGTGAATGCTCAATAAGCTTAACCTGGTGATTTTTTTCTAATAAACGCGCTAAGCCAGCGCCAATATTACCGCCGCCAGCGATCATAATACGTTTGTATGCTGGCTCGAGTTTTTGCAGTTCATTCATGACCGCTCTAATGTGTTTAGATGCAGCAATAAAAAAGACTTCATCGTCAGCTTCAATGACTGTAGTGCCTAATGGACGAATAGGGCGGCCGTTTCGGTATATGGCTGCTACTCGAGTTTCAATATTAGGAATGTGCTCACGTAACGTAGAAAGGGCATGGCCAACCAGTAAGCCACCATAATAGGCTTTTACTGCAACTAAGCTGACTTTACCACGAGCAAACTCTAATACTTGCAGCGCGCCAGGGTAGTCGATAAGGCGAGCAATATCTCTGGTAACAAGTTGCTCAGGAGCGATAACATGATCAACAGGAATATTTTCTTGTTGAAAAAGTTGATCTTGATAACGTAATATTTTCGCGGAACGTATTCGCGCAATTTTGGTTGCAGTGTTAAACAGTGAATAGCAAATTTGGCAGGCGATCATATTGGTCGCGTCGTCACTGGTAACAGCAATGACCAACTCAGCGTCTTCAGCGCCAGCTTGTTTTAATACATCAGGATGTGAACCGTGGCCGGTTACCACACGTAAATCCATGCGATCTTGTAAATCACGTAAAATGTCAGCGTTGGTATCAATTAACGTAATGTCATTACGTTCGCCCACTAAATTTTCGGCGAGTGTTCCGCCAACTTGACCTGCTCCAATGATGACAATTTTCATATGCTATTAACCAAAACCGTTAGGTGTTGTTATTTTTCTTAAGCTTGGCGTAGTAAAATCCATCCATCGCTTGCTCATTTGGTAAAATTTGCCAGCCAATATCTTGTGTTGTTTGCTGAATTGGCTGTAATTGCGCATCTTCATTAGAGTCAATAAAGGTTTGTATTTGTTCTCTATTTTCTTCTGGAAGAATACTGCATGTTGCATAAAGCAAAGTACCACCGGGTTTTAGCAAAGACCATACATTTTTTAATATTTGTTGCTGTAGTATGGTTAACTTATCTATATCTGCCGCTTTACGAAGCCATTTTATATCAGGGTGGCGTCGAATAACGCCTGTGCCTGAACAGGGTACATCAAGTAAAATGCGGTCAAATAGTTTTCCGTCCCACCAATCTGAGTTGCTGGCATCACCGGTAATTGTTTTTGCGTTTAAGGATAAACGGGTCAGGTTTTCTGTTACGCGATCTAATCTTTCTTGGTCAATGTCTATCGCTGTTACATCAATAGATGTTGGAGAAATCTCTAAAATATGACATGTTTTACCGCCTGGTGCAGCACAACAATCAAGAATATGTTCTTGCGCCTGTGCTGATAATAATATGGCGGCTTGTTGCGCTGCGCCATCCTGTATTGAGACATCGCCGTCAAAAAAGCCTGGCAGCTTATTGACATCAATAGGAGAGCTTAGACAAACTGCTTCTGAATACTTATCAACATGTTGCACTGCAATATCTAGGTCGGATAATCGTGCAAGATATTTTTTAACGGTCTGCTTTTGTTGATTAATACGAAGCCACATGGGGGGCTTTTCCATGTTTGCCTGTAAAATTTGTTGCCATTGTTCAGGGTAGCCAGCTTGTAATTTTTTAATGAACCAACTTGGATGATTAAAAGTTATCGCATCAGGAACATTCTCTAATACAGGTGAAGCTTGACGCTGAAAATTACGTAGCACACCGTTAATTAAATTTTTCAAATGAAACTGTTTTAACGGTTTAGCACCATTCACTGTTTCTGCTACGGCTGCGTGATCAGGAATGCGCATGTATTTCAATTGATAAATGCCGACCAGAATTAAAAAGTGTGCAACGCGTTGTTTGCCTGTTAAAGGCTTAGCAATTAATTGGCGTGTGTAATGTTCTAATTCAGGAAGGTAACGTAAAACGCCATAACAGATTTCTTGTAATAGCGCTTTGTCTTTACCTTCTACTTTTTCTTGCAACGTTGGCAGTTCATCGCCAAGGCTTCTACCTTTATCGACTACAGAAAAACAACATTTAGCTGCTAATGCGCGAACGTTTTTATTCATGAATGTTGTTCCACGGTACCAGTGATCGATTTTCCAATAGTAAACCACGCCGAGCGAGCGTTTAATATGTCAGAAACTGGCATAGCTTTTTTTCCAGGTAGTTGAATATTTTTTAATAGTAATCCATGTTCACCCGTGGCAACTAAAATACCGTTTTTATCAGCGTCAATAATTGTTCCAGGTATGGCTTTTTTACACGTTACAACATCGGCTTGCCATATGCGAATACGGTGTTGTTTATCAGCCGCTTCGTTAAAGGTAAACTGTGCTACTGGCCAGGGGTTATAGGCGCGAATTTTACGGTCTAATGCCTTGGCACTTAATTGCCAGTTGAGCTCGGCTTCTGTTTTATCGAGTTTTGCTGCGTAAGTCGCTATATTGTCATCTTGAGGTGTCGCTTGTTGCGTATTATTGGCTAAATTGTCAAGCGTGTTAATTAATGTTTGCGGACCTAATTCTGCTAATTTTTCGTAGATGCTACTACTTGTGTCATTTGCCGTAATTTCGCAGGTAGTAATGTGTAGAATGTCACCCGTATCTAACCCTTCATTCATTTGCATAATGGTAATACCTGTTTTTGGATCACCACTTTCTACAGCTCGTTGAATAGGAGCTGCACCTCTCCACTTTGGTAAAATTGAACCATGTACATTCACACAACCAAGTCGCGGGGTTGATAAAATCACTGTAGGTAGTAATAAACCGTATGCCACTACGACCATAATATCTGCTTGATAGCTTGCAAGTGTTTCTTGGTCTGCCTGTTGCTTAAAGTTAATCGGTTGTTCAACGGTTAAGTTGTTTTCTTGTGCTAGTACTTTTGTAGCACATGCAGTGAGTTTTTTACCTCTACCTGCGGGTTTATCTGGCGGACAATACACGGCTACTACGTTATGCGGTGAATCTATCAGTGCTTGCAGGTGCTTGGCTGCAAAATCCGGTGTACCGGCAAAAATAATGTTTAATGGTGATGGCATATAAATGAAATATTTCTAAGTTATTGACGAGCGGCTAAACGAGCTTCTTTTTCTAACTTCGTTTGAATGCGCTTGCGCTTTAAAGGTGATAAATAATCGACAAACAACACACCGTTTAAGTGATCGAGTTCATGCTGAATACAAATAGCTAATAGTTCTTCACCGTCAAGTTCAAAGGTATTTCCGTCTCTATCGAGGGCACGAACCGTTACTTGTGTGTGTCGATCTACTTTGGCATAACAAGTTGGAACCGATAAACAGCCTTCTTCATTAACCATTGTTTCATCATTTTTTTTAATGATTTCAGGGTTAATTAAGACATACGATTGCTCTTTATCTTCTGACACATCAATAACGACAATGCGTTTATGAATATCAACTTGCGTAGCGGCTAAGCCCACGCCATTTTCTGCATACATGGTTTCAAACATGTCATCGACAATTTGTCTTATTTCGTCGTTTACTTCAACAACGGGTTCAGCTTTTGTTCTGAGTCTTTCGTCTGGGAAAGTTAGTACGTTTAATACAGCCATAATTTTATAAAAGAATTCGCGAAATTAGTCATAGAGTGTTATGTTTCAATTTTAACCATTAAATTACATTAATTCGAGTGCTTTGAGTTAATAACAATAAGAATAGGTGCTTTAGTATGATAAAAAGGTCATTATTAACACTAATTTTCTGTTTCTTGTCTTTAAGTTTACATGCTGATGAGCTTAGATTGCTGGCAGATGCACCTAAATCATATGTCGTGATTAAGGGAGATACCCTTTGGGATATTTCCGCAAAGTTTCTCAAAGATCCGTGGTTATGGCCAAAACTTTGGCGAGTAAACCCTGAAATTCAAAACCCCCATTTAATTTATCCCGGCGATCAATTAAACCTTGTTTATGATGCTCAAGGTATGCCGATGTTGGTGAAAGGAAAGCCAAGATTAAAATGGTCGCCAAAAATAAGAACATCATTAAAAGATCAACATCCAATTGAAACTATCTCACTAAAAACCATTGCACCTTACATTAATTACAACTCAATATTATCAGTAGACGATGTTGAAAATGGTCCTTATGTACTGGGCAGCGAGGAAGGGTATAAACTTTCTAGTGATGGTTTTAAATTATATGTAAGCCAGACATTACCTGTAGGACGTTCAATAGTTATTTATAACAAAAGTCAGCCAGTAACTTCACCAGAAACTGGCGATATACTTGGTTATCACGCTAAAGTTGTTGGGTCAGGTAAAGTAGTCCGTGCTGGGGATACTTCAAAAAATCAACCCGCTACCGTCTATATAGATAGTGCATTGAAAGAAATACGTTCGGGCGATTTAGTGAAAGTTATCAGTCGTGAGCAACTTATGCCTGCATTTTTTACCATGCAATCTGTTGCACCTTCAGTAAAAGGCATGATTGTTAAATCATCGAATGAAATGCGAGAGTTTGGAAAATTTGATGTTATTTATATTGATCAAGGTCGTCAGCAGAATGTAATGCCGGGTGACATTTTATCGATTTCTCGCAAAGGCCCTGAAATAGTCGAAACTGATGATGGGCCTATTTATGTTAATGATGCCTCAAAGTTACATCGGATGACGGCTAGCTCAGATTATAACATGCCGGAAGAAACTATCGGTAAAGTAATGGTGTTTAAAGTATTTGATCAGCTGAGTATGGCATTAATATTACGTTCTGAAAAACCGGTGAGATTGCTAGATAGCGTAATAGCACCATAAGCATATTACTTAATCATTAGGGAAGCATTTGTGCAACATGGAAGAGCACAACATATTGGCCTCAAGTACAGGCTGTGAAGAAGCACGTTATTGGCTAGCATTGAAGCTTGTGCCAAGATTAGCGATTGATAAAAAGCTGGCTTTAGTTGAACGTTTTTCAATTAAGCAGCTTTTTTCTGATCCACCTACACGTAATGTACTGAATCTTTCTGAAAAACAATATTGTGCAATTACTCGTCCTGATTGGCAGAAAATCGACCAAATTATACAGACTACCATTGCTGTTAAATCAGATATTCTTTATTACGGTCATCCGCAGTACCCTGAATTACTAAAACAAATATTTGATCCCCCACTTGTCCTCTTCGTTAAAGGCAATAAGTCAGTATTAACCAGCAATCAAATAGCGGTTGTTGGCAGTAGAAATGTGAGTATCTATGGTGTAGAACATGCTCAATTGTTTGCAAAGCAGTTATCTTGCAGTGGGCTCACAATTACCAGTGGTTTAGCGCTAGGAGTTGATGCAAAAGCACATTTAGCAGCCGTTAAATTATCTCGGCCAACCGTTGCAGTGATAGCTACAGGTATAGATATTACTTATCCGTCTAGGCATAAAACCCTTGCGAATAAAATACTAGATGCTGGCGGGACTATCGTGAGTGAATTTTTACCAGGCGTTACCCCTAAGCCGGGTCACTTTCCCAAACGAAATCGCATCATAAGTGGCTTAGCTTTAGGTGTTGTTGTGATTGAAGCGACCAAGCAAAGTGGATCATTGGTAACAGCCAGGTGTGCCCTAGAGCAAAACAGAGATGTATTTGCGTTACCGGGTAGTGTTATTAATCCACAAAGTGCTGGCTGTCATTGGTTAATAAAACAAGGTGCTAAGTTAGTAGAGTGTGCTGCCGATATAGTAGAAGAACTTCCTTTTATTGAAAAAAATGAACTAAACTTATTGAAAAGCAGCACGAAAGAAATGCGAACAAAAAAAAGTTGTCAACAGGGCTTGTCTAACGATCCATTGTTAGCTAGTGTGGGGTATGAAATTACACCCGTAGATATAGTAGTTTCTCGGAGTAAACTACCCACAGATGTAGTGCTAACCCGATTGATGATGCTCGAGCTAGGAGGTCTGGTAACTGCGGTGCCAGGTGGCTACCTTAAAATTTAATAGGGGCTGGTTATGTTTGATATCTTGATGTATCTTTTTGAAAACTATATTCACAGTGATGCCGAAGTGATGGTAGATCACGATATACTCACTGATGAATTAACTCGCGCGGGCTTCCACCAAGATGAGATTTATAAAGCACTTACTTGGTTGGAAAAATTAGCGGCATTGCAAGATACTGATGCTTATCCGTATTTTAAACGCGATGCTAAGCCGTCATTCCGTATCTATACCGAAGAAGAAAAGCAGCTACTTGATAAAGAGTGTCGAGGTTTTTTAATGTTCCTTGAACAAGTCAATGTATTAGACTTTACGACTCGTGAAATGGTGGTTGATCGGGTAATGGAGTTAGACACGAAATATTTTGCCCTCGATGATCTTAAATGGGTGATTTTAATGGTGCTGTTTAATGTACCTGGTAAAGAAAGTGCTTATTCACAAATGGAAGATCTTATCTTTGACGAACAAGAAGGGCCGTTGCATTAGGCTTGGCGTTTCGCTTTAAAGGTTAGATTTACCAGCTTGTTCAGCAAAGTGCTTAATGTGTAGCATTTTGCTGAATTTACTTTTCTTATTTTCTTTAGACAATTCAAACTGAACCATCAAAACTCCTTATTGAGTTCGTGAAGGCGTGAAATAATGTCATTGATTGAATGCCTTTTTGTAATAGAGTGATATATGTTAGACATTTCAAACAACGTAACCCTTGCGGAATGGGAAATCGAACTTAATGCTATTCGTTCTCAAGGCAGTGGAGGGCAGCGAGTAAATAAGGTTGCTACCGCCATTCATTTAAGGTTCGATATAAAAAGATCTTCATTGCCTAGTGTTTATAAAGAGCGTTTATTGGGGCTTTCTGATAGTCGTATAACCGCTGATGGCGTGGTTATTATCAAGTCTCAGTCACATAGAACACAAGACATGAATAAGCAGGAAGCTCTTGAGCGTCTCAAGGAATTGATACTTTCTGCAATGGTTGTGCAAAAAAAGCGTCGCCCCACTAAACCAACGAAAAGCTCACAGCGAAAAAGAATGGACAGTAAAACTAAAAAAGGAGTTACCAAATCATTGCGCGGAAAAGTAAATTTATAATTGCTTTGGATAAGAATATGAATAAATAAAATAGATGTTCTAGTCGAAAGTAAGTTGTTAACATGGAAGCTTATACCAATTCGCATAAAGATTAAGTCAGTTCAGAGCGATGTCAGAGGTGGGAGAATAAGCGAAACGTGTGCAGGTATAGTTGTTCTACATCAAACAC
The Thalassotalea hakodatensis genome window above contains:
- a CDS encoding TrkH family potassium uptake protein, which produces MQYKNILRILGLLVTLLSVTMLPPALISLLYRDGGGVAFILSFLFCLFSGLITWYPLRKEKGELRAREGFLIVVLFWTVLASFSAVPLMLLEMPNLTITDAFFEAFSGLTTTGATILSQIDGLPHAVLWYRQQLQWLGGMGIIVLAVAVLPMLGIGGMQLYRAETPGPVKDSKMTPRIADTAKHLWYIYLSLTVACSLSYWAAGMTVFDAICHAFSTIAIGGFSTHDLSMGYFDSPLINAVCVLFLLIAGVNFALHFAVLHSKSLRAYFYDPEFKVFIAIQLVLTLICAVVLLSYGVYSSGFEAFDQALFQAVSISTTAGFATTSFADWPTLLPILLIFSSFIGGCAGSTGGGMKVVRVLLLYLQGIRELNKLVHPKAIFTIKLGHKALPNRVVEAIWGFFAAYAAVFVICMLMLLAAGVDDITAFTAVAACLNNLGPGLGEVAANFSSLGDFSKWVLIIAMLFGRLEIFTLLVLFTPSFWRS
- the trkA gene encoding Trk system potassium transporter TrkA, translated to MKIVIIGAGQVGGTLAENLVGERNDITLIDTNADILRDLQDRMDLRVVTGHGSHPDVLKQAGAEDAELVIAVTSDDATNMIACQICYSLFNTATKIARIRSAKILRYQDQLFQQENIPVDHVIAPEQLVTRDIARLIDYPGALQVLEFARGKVSLVAVKAYYGGLLVGHALSTLREHIPNIETRVAAIYRNGRPIRPLGTTVIEADDEVFFIAASKHIRAVMNELQKLEPAYKRIMIAGGGNIGAGLARLLEKNHQVKLIEHSPKRAEYLASELDGTLVFSGDSSDQELLVEEHIDQFDVFIAVTNDDEANIMSSLLAKRLGVRKAMVLIQRSAYIDLVHGSNIDIAVSPQHATISALLTHVRKGSIDNVYSLRGGAAEAIEIVAKGNERSSKVVGRTIAQLKLPPGTTIGAVVREDEVIIAHSDTLINAEDHVILFLVNKKYISDVEKLFYVDPLQFF
- the fmt gene encoding methionyl-tRNA formyltransferase; translated protein: MPSPLNIIFAGTPDFAAKHLQALIDSPHNVVAVYCPPDKPAGRGKKLTACATKVLAQENNLTVEQPINFKQQADQETLASYQADIMVVVAYGLLLPTVILSTPRLGCVNVHGSILPKWRGAAPIQRAVESGDPKTGITIMQMNEGLDTGDILHITTCEITANDTSSSIYEKLAELGPQTLINTLDNLANNTQQATPQDDNIATYAAKLDKTEAELNWQLSAKALDRKIRAYNPWPVAQFTFNEAADKQHRIRIWQADVVTCKKAIPGTIIDADKNGILVATGEHGLLLKNIQLPGKKAMPVSDILNARSAWFTIGKSITGTVEQHS
- a CDS encoding transglycosylase SLT domain-containing protein, with protein sequence MLRFCVFFFCWFSLFTQVAFAFDNAQMRDTFLKAERQLWKTDSSTYLNLYKQLHYYPLQPYLDQRRLMIKMRLTSAKEIEQFLTKYEGSPLDWPLRKKWLEYLIKRNRQTLFMAFFKPTSDVNLTCHYYQYKLNSGAEEQQILKNIDRLWVVGKSQPKSCDPLFAKWQKAGLRTQSHVWQRLVKAADGGKHTLIPYLTSLMPKKQQYLGKLWHKVRRNPAYITKLSRFPTKSKKETEIFIYGIKRLIWRSPDNAIATFNKAAKVFPITDDQLQQVALKFSLALASKKHRAAKTWLAKVADQHLTSNIVQWKIADVLRQQDWHAIKQVLSALPKNQQSTYQWRYWYGRSLIETGDETAGKAQLKSLADQRHYYGFLAASYLQQPMNLQHNPLVFSELEKQSLFENSAGKRAFELFRLGRFYHARKEWNYWVSTLDKRQRLGAAKLANEIGWYDRAIFALSRVGYLDDVDLRFPLAFNEQITTYSDQHKIPSAWAFAIARRESSFMSDANSAVGAKGLMQVMPGTAKQLTRKKKISNSYLFDSGNNIRLGTKYLKNLLDRYDGNQILATASYNAGPYRVKKWLAAIDSMPADIWIETIPFKETREYVKSVLAYQQIYQQKVGQPTPLFEQLHRMNITR
- a CDS encoding YigZ family protein, which encodes MEPYNIAASNIIDEIEVTRSRFICYLSPCDSTTAFKQLLNDVQQLHPQANHHCYAFVAGHPQDSQCYGFSDDGEPSGTAGKPMLAVLQGSEVGEVAAIVVRYFGGTKLGTGGLQRAYSASVRSALSLLDVATKIPKVYKSLACQYAQVDDILHLVKQAGADILAQDFTERVDLTLAIPEQGVELLAEQLKTMSSGQLTLNKINKK
- the rsmB gene encoding 16S rRNA (cytosine(967)-C(5))-methyltransferase RsmB, producing MNKNVRALAAKCCFSVVDKGRSLGDELPTLQEKVEGKDKALLQEICYGVLRYLPELEHYTRQLIAKPLTGKQRVAHFLILVGIYQLKYMRIPDHAAVAETVNGAKPLKQFHLKNLINGVLRNFQRQASPVLENVPDAITFNHPSWFIKKLQAGYPEQWQQILQANMEKPPMWLRINQQKQTVKKYLARLSDLDIAVQHVDKYSEAVCLSSPIDVNKLPGFFDGDVSIQDGAAQQAAILLSAQAQEHILDCCAAPGGKTCHILEISPTSIDVTAIDIDQERLDRVTENLTRLSLNAKTITGDASNSDWWDGKLFDRILLDVPCSGTGVIRRHPDIKWLRKAADIDKLTILQQQILKNVWSLLKPGGTLLYATCSILPEENREQIQTFIDSNEDAQLQPIQQTTQDIGWQILPNEQAMDGFYYAKLKKNNNT
- the pepQ gene encoding Xaa-Pro dipeptidase, whose product is MMTLASLYPAHIDELQQRTKQVLARENLQGLVIHSGQELKAFLDDTGYPFKVNPHFKHWLPIIDVPNSWLLLNGEDKPTLIYYQPVDFWHKVIALPEDYWNEHFNIKMLSKATDVDKLLPYDKKGYAYIGAHIEVAQALGFETINPENVLNYIHYHRAYKTAYEQECLRRSNALAVIGHKAAEQAFLAGASEYEIMQAYLFAMQYGENETPYGSIVCVNENASILHYTMLDKAKPDAHRSFLIDAGANYHGYASDITRTYAFENNRFAELIARMDRLMLTTVDGLKPGASYVDLHIATHLQIAQVLSEFSFINVTPESALEAGIVSTFFPHGLGHHLGLQVHDVGGFMADERGTHVNTPDNHPFLRTSRMVEANQVFTIEPGMYFIDSLLADLKKSANGSMINWSKVDEMRPFGGIRIEDNIIVHQSHNENMTRENGLD